From one Candidatus Methanoplasma termitum genomic stretch:
- a CDS encoding helix-turn-helix domain-containing protein: protein MADEFKEKIAGEITLSSDPGKTIRKWREEFKLSQHQLADEMGVSHSVISDYESGRRKSPGVNVIKKMVDSFIKLDAENGSPIASRYLPNMKLECIIAMDEFSEGIDEQRFIDAIGGKNLNTDKLQAKRLYGYTIVDSVKTILSLGSEDYLKIYGWSIERALVFTNVRFGRSPMIAIRAHPLTPAMVVYQNPEKTDPLAIKLAQLEGIPLVTTKLSVEDLVKKMNELKEGK, encoded by the coding sequence ATGGCAGACGAGTTCAAGGAGAAGATCGCAGGGGAGATTACCCTGTCGTCCGACCCGGGAAAAACTATCCGCAAGTGGAGGGAAGAATTCAAATTGTCCCAGCACCAGCTTGCGGACGAGATGGGCGTGTCGCATTCTGTTATAAGTGATTACGAATCGGGGAGAAGGAAATCTCCCGGCGTTAACGTAATAAAAAAGATGGTGGACTCTTTCATCAAACTGGATGCGGAGAACGGTTCTCCGATCGCTTCGCGTTATCTGCCCAACATGAAGCTCGAATGCATCATCGCAATGGATGAATTCTCCGAAGGGATCGATGAGCAGAGGTTCATCGATGCTATCGGGGGAAAGAATCTTAACACAGATAAATTGCAGGCGAAGAGGTTATACGGATACACAATAGTGGATTCGGTCAAGACCATTCTCAGTCTCGGCTCCGAAGATTATCTGAAGATATACGGATGGAGCATAGAAAGGGCTCTTGTTTTCACAAATGTACGTTTCGGACGCTCGCCGATGATCGCAATAAGGGCGCACCCCCTGACGCCGGCGATGGTGGTCTACCAAAACCCCGAGAAGACCGACCCCCTTGCTATCAAATTAGCACAACTGGAGGGGATCCCGCTGGTCACAACGAAACTCAGCGTCGAGGATCTTGTGAAAAAAATGAACGAACTGAAAGAAGGGAAATGA
- a CDS encoding carboxymuconolactone decarboxylase family protein: MSCKDPEEHYCAMCDEMGGYSPRTLKSIKELNPDFMETLHAMDKFMTEDRALDKKTKRLMALACIAVRMCEDCVYAQAKVAKNYGATKEEILEAIQVAVLTGGVPCWSIAKDGITRLFKEWD, translated from the coding sequence ATGTCTTGCAAAGATCCCGAAGAACATTATTGTGCGATGTGCGATGAAATGGGCGGATACTCGCCGAGGACGCTTAAGAGCATAAAAGAACTGAACCCCGATTTCATGGAAACGCTTCACGCAATGGACAAGTTCATGACGGAGGACAGAGCGCTCGACAAGAAGACGAAGAGGCTGATGGCGCTTGCATGCATTGCGGTGAGGATGTGCGAGGACTGCGTATATGCGCAGGCGAAGGTCGCCAAGAACTACGGGGCGACCAAAGAGGAGATACTGGAGGCTATCCAGGTAGCGGTGCTTACCGGCGGGGTCCCATGCTGGTCCATCGCGAAGGATGGCATCACAAGGCTTTTCAAAGAATGGGACTGA
- the acnA gene encoding aconitate hydratase AcnA: MTDIGSCTKKLRTEQGEVTIYSLKELEKKGVIKELGKMPYSIRVIVESMLRNRDGEVITDEDVKAIASWDPKSNVEHDIPWMPARVLLQDLTGGAAVTDLASMREAVSVMGKDPESINPLVPVDLVIDHSIQTDFAGCADAQDKNEELEFRRNSERYALFKWAQKAFRNFRAVPPGNGICHQVNLEYLSPLVHVKEEKGILTAYPDSCFGTDSHTTQINGLGVVGWGVGGIEAEAVMVGQPSYMDIPQVIGFRLTGKLSPGVNATDLVLTVVQMLRKKNVVGKFVEFFGPGYQNLCLADRSTIANMAPEYGATMGYCPIDEKTIEYMKLTGRDPKHIDAVEKYAKEQGLWYNVEPEYTDTLELDLSTVRPCLAGYKRPQDRIDLGNMKKEFSEALKAFKIEKQRMPSGDKMGDGSLVIASITSCTNTANPSVMIAAGLVAKKANELGLRPKEFVKTSLAPGSKVVTEYLERSGLQEHLDALGFQNCGYGCMTCIGNSGPLSDEVSKEIISKDLVTAAIASSNRNFEGRIHPLVKANYLASPPLVVAFAIAGRVDIDLEKEPLAEIKGKKVYLKDIWPADEEIQRINDKYVTTKAFTSQYKDIFKGSKRWDRIESKDSPLFKWKEDSTYIRNPPFFDELFDDPEIKSIKGARCLAMLGDSITTDHISPAGSFDAGSDAGRYLISLGVEEEDFNSYGSRRANHEVMVRGTFANIRLKNQLTPGVEGSSSRYFPEKKDDTIFEVSRLYYDDMTPLIVLAGKEYGTGSSRDWAAKGPNLLGIRAVIAESFERIHRSNLVGMGIVPLQYLEGQNAGTLKLNGSEIFDIDLEDLEPKGTVRVTAYRDGKKLVFDTICRVDVPIEAEYIANGGILQYVLRNMISS; this comes from the coding sequence ATGACGGACATCGGAAGCTGCACAAAGAAGCTCAGGACGGAACAAGGCGAGGTCACCATATACAGTTTGAAAGAACTGGAAAAGAAAGGCGTGATAAAGGAACTCGGAAAGATGCCGTACTCGATCAGGGTGATAGTCGAATCGATGCTTAGGAACAGGGATGGCGAGGTAATCACCGACGAGGATGTCAAAGCGATAGCGTCCTGGGATCCAAAAAGTAATGTCGAGCACGATATTCCGTGGATGCCTGCCCGAGTGTTGCTGCAGGATCTCACAGGCGGCGCGGCAGTTACCGACCTCGCCTCCATGAGGGAAGCCGTCTCCGTCATGGGGAAGGATCCAGAGTCCATCAACCCTCTTGTTCCGGTGGACCTTGTTATCGACCACTCCATACAGACAGACTTTGCAGGCTGTGCCGACGCTCAGGATAAGAACGAAGAACTGGAGTTCAGGAGGAACAGCGAAAGATACGCTCTGTTCAAATGGGCGCAGAAGGCGTTCAGGAACTTCAGGGCGGTCCCTCCCGGGAACGGTATATGTCACCAAGTGAACTTGGAATATCTGTCCCCGCTGGTACATGTGAAAGAAGAAAAAGGGATCCTGACCGCATACCCAGACTCTTGTTTCGGAACAGATTCACACACCACACAGATCAACGGTCTGGGAGTGGTCGGCTGGGGGGTCGGCGGCATCGAGGCCGAAGCGGTCATGGTCGGACAGCCCAGCTATATGGACATTCCCCAAGTGATCGGATTCAGGCTTACAGGTAAGCTCTCTCCGGGAGTGAATGCGACAGATCTTGTTCTTACCGTTGTGCAGATGCTAAGGAAGAAGAATGTCGTCGGGAAGTTCGTGGAATTCTTCGGCCCGGGATATCAGAACCTTTGTCTTGCAGACCGTTCAACAATTGCTAACATGGCACCAGAATACGGAGCGACGATGGGATATTGCCCGATAGATGAAAAAACAATAGAATACATGAAGCTCACAGGAAGAGACCCCAAGCATATCGATGCGGTCGAAAAATATGCGAAAGAACAGGGCCTTTGGTACAACGTAGAACCGGAATACACAGACACTCTGGAACTGGATCTTTCAACTGTCAGGCCGTGCCTCGCAGGATACAAGAGGCCTCAGGACCGCATTGACCTTGGCAATATGAAGAAAGAGTTCTCGGAAGCCCTCAAAGCGTTCAAGATCGAGAAGCAGAGGATGCCTTCGGGAGATAAAATGGGCGACGGCTCTTTGGTGATCGCATCAATAACATCATGCACGAACACTGCCAATCCATCTGTGATGATCGCCGCGGGACTCGTTGCAAAGAAGGCGAACGAGCTCGGTCTGAGACCAAAGGAATTCGTTAAGACATCCCTTGCCCCCGGTTCCAAAGTTGTAACAGAATATCTGGAGAGATCCGGTCTGCAGGAGCATTTGGATGCGCTTGGATTCCAGAACTGCGGATACGGATGCATGACCTGCATAGGCAACAGCGGGCCGCTCTCCGATGAGGTATCAAAGGAGATAATATCAAAGGACCTTGTCACGGCGGCAATTGCCTCGAGCAACAGGAACTTCGAAGGAAGGATACACCCGCTCGTAAAAGCAAATTATCTTGCATCCCCCCCGTTAGTTGTGGCATTCGCCATCGCAGGCCGCGTAGATATCGATCTCGAAAAAGAACCTCTCGCCGAAATAAAAGGAAAGAAGGTCTATCTCAAGGACATCTGGCCGGCTGACGAAGAGATCCAAAGGATCAACGACAAATACGTAACGACGAAAGCGTTCACTTCACAATACAAGGATATATTCAAAGGATCGAAGAGATGGGACAGGATCGAGAGCAAGGATTCGCCGTTATTCAAATGGAAAGAGGACTCCACTTATATCAGGAATCCTCCGTTCTTTGACGAATTGTTCGACGATCCGGAGATAAAGAGCATCAAAGGAGCAAGATGCCTCGCCATGCTCGGCGATTCCATCACCACCGACCATATCTCGCCCGCCGGCTCATTCGATGCGGGATCGGATGCGGGAAGATACCTGATATCACTGGGGGTCGAAGAAGAGGACTTCAACTCGTACGGATCGAGAAGGGCGAACCATGAAGTGATGGTAAGGGGAACGTTCGCAAACATAAGATTGAAGAACCAGCTCACGCCCGGCGTCGAGGGAAGCTCGTCCAGATATTTCCCCGAGAAGAAGGACGATACTATCTTCGAAGTGTCGCGGCTGTACTACGACGATATGACGCCGCTGATTGTTCTTGCGGGAAAAGAATACGGAACGGGAAGCTCAAGGGACTGGGCGGCAAAGGGTCCGAACCTTCTTGGAATAAGAGCTGTGATCGCCGAATCATTCGAAAGGATCCACCGGTCGAACCTCGTCGGAATGGGGATAGTCCCGCTGCAGTACCTCGAAGGCCAGAATGCCGGCACATTGAAACTGAACGGCTCGGAGATATTCGATATCGATCTCGAAGATCTCGAACCCAAAGGCACCGTAAGAGTGACGGCATACAGGGACGGCAAGAAACTGGTGTTCGATACCATTTGCAGAGTGGACGTACCGATCGAAGCGGAGTACATCGCGAACGGCGGGATACTTCAGTATGTTCTGAGGAATATGATCTCTTCCTAA
- a CDS encoding type II toxin-antitoxin system Phd/YefM family antitoxin, which translates to MTTINATEARADFYNLIESALSEPVRITSKRGTVVMVSEEEWESIVETLYLMGVPGLLEDIERNNKMPDSEWTRWNGSGL; encoded by the coding sequence ATGACCACGATAAATGCAACCGAAGCAAGAGCAGATTTTTACAACTTAATCGAGAGTGCTCTGTCCGAACCTGTCAGAATAACATCTAAAAGAGGCACGGTTGTAATGGTATCGGAGGAAGAGTGGGAAAGCATTGTTGAGACCCTTTATCTGATGGGAGTCCCGGGGCTTCTGGAGGACATTGAAAGAAACAATAAGATGCCGGATTCTGAGTGGACAAGGTGGAACGGCAGTGGCCTATGA